Sequence from the Phaeodactylum tricornutum CCAP 1055/1 chromosome 4, whole genome shotgun sequence genome:
CGTGTACGATGTACCACGACGAGGGATTTCCCGGGCTCCCCTCCGAGAATCGTCCGAACCTTTGgacaaggaagaaatgcaaaAGGTGTGGGATTCGTTGCTAAAGCCGAAAACGACACGAGTTGGCGCCCACAATTATTTCGTCATTCAAACTGGGGAAAAGCTTTGATTGTATGCGGATTAGCAGAAAAGCACTGCGTACAGGTGAAGGCAGTTAGTAAATGTACCATTAGGCACAATTCCGTTTAATGCATAAAAGATTATTTGGATTAAAATGAGCAATGTTTGTCTACAACGCGACCAAAGAGCCGGACCCAACGGAAGACGGCAGGCAAGCCCATAAATCGGAGTCCCACGTCCGTATCCCTGCGGAGTTGCCTTGGAATGTTTTGGGAATAGAATCTAGTCATTTTGCAAAGGATCCAGCTGCTAGCTTGGAGAGCAAACATGCGAGAATTTTTGTGGAGCACACTCCTGTTTTGGTAGCGCGTCTTCTTTCGACTGTTGCCGAACGCAAAAAATGTTGGCAAGCCAAGCATCCTCCCACACTAGGCCCATTCATTACTCCATTGCCGCTTTGTTGATACACAATGACTAGAACAAGAGTATACTGACGGGTATGGGCCGAACACTCACACTTCACAGGATGTTTCGGGACAATCGGGATCGGGCGACGGTGCCGTGGCGGCCAGCCCAATGGCGGCCACAAAGAGCACGGCACCGAGTCCACCATACACTCCCAGGGTTTCTCCCAAACACAGGTAGGCCAGTATACCGGCCCAGATGGGTTGCGACGCGTACACGATTTGGGCCCGTGCTGGTCCCACGGCTTGTTGCGCACCGACTTGGAGGTACGGTACGACGCCGTTCACGATCACACCGCTCCAGATAGTCACGGCTGCAACAAGGGTCAAGTCGTGTGTCGAGGCTGTTTCAAAAAAGAGCCGACAACTATCCCATCCGCCGTTGCCGGATGTGGCGAGCAACAAAGTGACACTGAGGGTTGCCTGGGTTGCAACCTTGTTGGTAATGAGCGGCAGTGGTGCTACCTGCTTGCCCCATGCAAAGAGGCGCAAGTCATAGATGGCGTAAAAAACGGCGGCCACAATGCAGAGGACGTCTCCAAGCCAAGCCGTCTGTATGTTAGCCACAGTCTGCGCCGTGTCGACGCCAGCAGCATCCTGTGTCAATAGGGCGACGCCCGCCATGGCCAAAGCAATGGCGGTCCAAATACGGGTGGGAATGGATACCCCCGTGGCACCTTGGGCGGCGGGTACCAAGAGTGTAGTGAGTTGTATCAAGAAAGCCCCATGGTCGGCTGTGGTAAGGGCCAGGCCGGAGAGATTGGCCGTCGTGCCGAGAAACTTCCAAAAGCCCAACTCGAGTCCCGCTCGGTGGGTACGATCGAGACCCCAGCAAACCGGTCCTTCCGTTGCAGTAGCGGTAGCTATCATTCTTGTCGTTGATACGGGTACGGCAGTGTCCGTGTCGGCATTGACGCGTTGGGGATCGGGAACGACCCGATCGAGAATGGGGCCCCCAAGGGCGACACCGGCCAAGGCAACGACACTGACGGCTGCGTTGATAAAGAATACGGGTGGCGGAATGGCAGCTTGCGTGACTTGAGAAAAGGCGGCGTGAATGGCGGGACTATTGGACGCGAAGAGGACCGTAATGAGTCCGACCGTGAGCATGCCACGTTGATAGTCCGCAGTGGTTGTGGTGATGGTAGACGCCACGGAAGGCTTCGGTAGGCTGGCTGAATCGTAAGTCGCGGTTTGGGACGAAGCGACTAAGGCGTTGGTGCGATAACTACCACGGACGCTTGCTTTGTTCGGTTTTGAAATGGTGGCAAAGGTAGGCTTCGGGGTAGACGCTGCCGATGAGGTAGACGTTGAAGTTGAGGCGACCCTTCGTTGTAAATAGCACCAGTCGTTGCGTACGGGCGTCTTTCCGGTTACAAAGCGATTCGCAATGATGGACGGCGACAAAAAGGCTTGCCCTGGTAGGAAACACTGGAGCAGCAACGAAACTACCAGAACGAGGACTCGGACCGGACAGTCGGTAGATGCAGTCTCGGGAGAGCCCGGCTATGTTGGGAAACGCGCATGCTCAAGAGTTTGTCTGTCCTGGTCTGTGTGTATATACTATACGTAGATACGTGTGTGTGAGTGGGATCGGCACAGGCACGATACTGTAACTGTCAGTTGTGCAAGTACCGTTCCGCTGGTGCGGCATGGAACCAAAAAAATGGAGACAGAGGTCGGGGTTTCTCGATCTCGTTACAGTTACCTACCATCTGGCTTAACTGTCGGCATCGGCAGGTTTTCCTCTTTCCTGCCGGCACACCTGGGTGTGTCGACTACCTATTTATCTAGTCCCGGTCCGCTATTGGCTACGTAGTCTCCGCCGGGAAAACCCGGAATCTTCAGCATGGACTGACGTGACCCTATTCCGGAAGAAACGGGGGTGCTGGTCCGTTGTTTTCATTGGAAAAGTTCGTATCCAAGGTGTCACGGAGTGTCACAAGGTCCGATCGCGTGGAACACGAGTCCATACGGCAAGGACATCGGAAAGAAGTGCACACACCTCGCTTTGGTAACGGGATTCTCGAATCCCCCACGGCGCGATCCAACATTGCGCTTTTCCCACCCCATTGCAGTTAACCCGAACCTTGTTTCGTGCAGAATTTCTTCGGATGACGTCCGTATGACGTGTACAGGACGAATGACGTGGGAAACGTCTCGCACGATGGATCTTCCCGACGAACTGTAAGCAACCCGACACGAGTGACCTTTCTCACATTCACAGGCAGCGCCTCGACCCAACGACGAGATCGTCCGGTATCCTTGACTATTTTCGAACACAACGCTGTGTTTTTGTTCTTTCATccctttttctcttcctgCATTGTATCATCGTGATTAGTaccatgttgttgtcgctttCCTCAGTAACGAGCAAATGCCTGCGCCATCGCGGCATGACGTCTGCCTGGTCGGCGTTGACGAAGCCGACCTCCTTCCCTCTCCGCGTTCGGACCTTTGCGGCCTTTCCGGCGCCGCGCTTGTTCGACTACGACACCGTCACGTCCCATTTGTCCGTGGCGGACGCGATTGACGCAGTAGAGTCCGCCTTTGGCGCCCTCGCCAAGGGACAAGTCGACGTCCCCATGCCCATGCACATTGGCGTGGCCGAAACACCCACCGCCGGTCCGGGCGATTGTCACATCAAGGGCGGCTACGTCCTCGGCGCCCCCACCTTTACCGTCAAACTAGCCTGCGTCAGCTTCTACAAGAATCTGGAACAGGGATTGCCCGCCGGTTCGGGTTTGTTCtgcgtcgtcgacgccgtcacCGGAGCTCCGCTTGCCGTCCTCCAGGAAAATCGCTACATGACGGATCTCCGGACCGGCGCCGCCGGGGCCGTCGCGCTCAAACACACTACACTACCCGGACAAGAACTCCGGATTGGTTTCATTGGTGCCGGAGCGATTGCTAGGACTATGGCTCGGGCGAGTAAGGCCGTCCGACCCCATTTTACCGGGATGGTATACGGACTCGCCGGCGCCGACGACTTTGCTAACGACATGCACGACGAACTCGGACTCGACTTTACCGTGGCGGCCTCCGCTCGGGAATTGTGCGAATCCTGCAACGTCATTTACACGCAGACACCGGGAAGTGACACCGTCCTCGAGTTGGACTGGTTGCAACCCGGGACCACCATTATTGCGTCCGGTAGTGACCAACCGACCAAACAGGAAATTCCCAACGACGTACTCAAGGCCTCCAAGTATATTGCCGATCTCATCAAGCAAACTTCTAAAGTTGGGGAACTTCGCGGTGCTCTGCAGGCCGGTGTCATGACGGAAGCCGACGTACACGCCGAATTGGGACAAGTCGTCAACGGTGACAAGTCCGGACGGGAAGGGGACGAACTCATCGTGGTGGATTTGACCGGTACCGGTGCCCAGGATGCCGCCATTGGACAAGTCGCCTGGGACAAACTTCGCAACCTTTAAGAGCACAAAAGACAACAACGGAATCGTCCTTGACGCCCCCCACGGATGCTCCTTTGGTTTGACAAGAATATAACGTCGAATCGCGTGGAGCTCTACGGGGAAAGGTAGACGCCGGGCGAGCACGTCGGGGACCATGCCAGCGCCGACGCACGTGTAATTCTAACACACCAGCCCTTAATGCTTTCAGTAGACTTATGCTTTTGTTACGATTTTGAATGTGTTTACAAATAGCTTTGACGGGAGCACGAATGTGTTGTCGGACGCCAATGACGATACCTATCAACCACGTCCCACTCCAACCTGTACGTACTATATTCTGGCCACCTACCTTCCACGGCGTAAAAAGGAGCATCAACTTTCTGCCTATGCCTCTTGGAGATGAATTTCGTCAATCAAGACCGTAAACGTGTCGTTGGTCGGTGGAGCACACATCACGTATTCGTTAACAAAAGTGGTCGTCGGGTCGTTCTGCGAATCACCCTCGTTCGGGCGGACATCATCGTACATTGCCAACAGCACTTGTCCTGCTTGCGGGCGCACGCGAACACCGGTTTGTGGAAAGTGCAAGGCACCCACGTCGTCTTGAACAAAGACAAACAATGTGGCCACCGGCCGTCCTCCGGTCgcattcgtcgtcgtcggagagGATGCCGTGACGGACACAGCCAAGGAGCGAGATGTTTTGGTTGTAGTTGCCACTGCGCAGATTCCGTTCGGTGATTCCGATGCCGCGCAGGTGGAGTAGGTTGTTTCGCCGGTTCCTGCGGATGCCACTTGGTTGCTGTGGGTCTGCACGGTCAAATTGACATCACGGTAGCGAGGTTGATAGACTACCGCGTGCGATACCAACAATTCGAGTTTGCTCAACAGCTTTTTCACCGTAACTTCATCATTCTCAAGAGCGTCGCTGGCACCCATTTTCTGGCGGGTTGCAGATAGTAGCATTTCTGCCTCCGACGGAGTATACCAGTCGTTCGCGAGCAAAATGCGGCTCCCAATGTCCTTCGAGTCCTTGCGACCCTGAAATAGAACCTGGAGATCATACTTTTCCGTCCCTTCGAATGTTAGCGTTTCGTTAAAGCGCGCACGACTTGTTTCTAGCTTAGAGGTATCATTGCAAACATAATCGACCATCATGGAACCCATAGATTGTCGGATTTGGGCGTTAAAGGTAATTTCCTCCTGTTGTGCCTGGACTGTCGCTTCAATTTTGCCCTCAATGCATGCCATCAGCGCATCCAGTTGTTCCATACTAGAAAGGGACGAAGTAGGAGAATGATCGATCGCGCAGCCACTCAAGGCGTCCGCGGCCTTTTTTCGGGCTATCGTTTTGTGATCTTCACCGGTGACCAAAAAATCCTTGTCTACGGTGTAAACTACGAGTGCGAGTAGCGTGCAAGGTCACCGAAAGAGTGTCAGAAATCAGCAAGGAGTCCATGTCGAAAACTGCACATATAACTCGTTCATATTCCCACAACGTACTTTGGTCTTCGTTTCCGTTCACTTTGAAATATCCTTTCCGACAAAGTTGGCGTTTGCAAGGTTCCAATTCCTGAACTTCAAACGCGTGACCGACAAAGCTCGAGACTGCCGATTCTCCACCGTAAGGAACACCTTCTCCGTCAGTGTTGGAACCTGCCAAGACCCGTGTTTCGGGATGAATCCAATAGAAATCAAACTTGGCCCCTGCCTTGTTGGCAACGCGAATCTCTCGAGCCAGAGGATGACCATTCTTCCGACGCCGCCGGCGATCGTCAATCGTTACGCTCGCACAGCTGTGTGCCgccaacaacagcaaaagtgCCAAAAGGAGCAACGACTGATTCTCTAGTCTTTTACGAGATGTCATTTCCCTTTTGGATGCAACAATTGTATGAAACATTGGTGTTGTCATATGTATGGTAGAAAATAAGAGCCAAGGCATATTCGCATTTTTACCTCACGCCACACTCCGTTCGGTGCGTCGATCGCGCAACTGCTCGGAGTCATTTTTCGGGTTCATCGGAAACTGTTTCGGACGGGGGATAGACGCATAGTTGGAAACTACTTATGTAAGCATCGCTGTTAGGATCCTCATATACACTACGTTACTACAATCAATGCACAGTCCGCAAGACACGAATTCAAACAAATCGGATGGCTGTGGCGGCGATTGGAGCGAGTTGACACATTCTATCCTGGCTTGTTGTTCTGAATCTTATGAAAGCGGCTAGAATCAGatctagtgtctattctacttctgtgctcacctgaggaccagtcctcaggtgaggacacttttcagacctatggtaataaacaaagaaatcattattaaagaaagttaccgctaccgttgtcttcagcatgctctaaaacggcttggggtaaagtagcaagctttaatatcaaaaagtgacagagaaatgaccgtcaacggaaagttcatcgatttttttttcaaaattttttggcgggtaaaatggcttgtctggacgtcaatgaaatggccatTACATCTCCGATACTTGGTTTGAGTCATGTAAATTaggcttggtgcattgtCAGACATGCCAGTGAGGGATCCTAGACTTAgaattggagggaaggtgacggcaaaggcttgtcatgttgtgcatctgAGCGAGTGCGCACGGAGATATGGCGTCAACAAGCACTCcaagcggcttgttggaacggttctAGACGTCACGACCACCCCTGTATCCATTACAACCGGGCGTACCTCTACTTTGATAACAGCAgtttatgattttggagagagtttgttcaaggaaaaaACACTGAACATTCGGAGTGTAAAGGCATTTGTACCGCCAGAAGATGAAGGAATGTCCTTAATTGAGGAATTAGCAGCAGAGGCTTTGCaggcagcagaagcagacatggaaggcggaaacttgatggaagaaagtgtCGAAGCCCCGGTAGCCAAAATGGTTGAAACCCCGGCTGACATAGAGCCCgataccttggtcgacacagagcccaataccccggttgacacagagcccaatagcccggtagccgaaattgtcgagacCCCGGTTGACACTGATACCTCGGTTGACACAGAGTCCGAAAACCCGGTAGCCACAGTGCACCAAACAGAGTGGTatgtgaatgaaagaaaaacccgGCTGGATGTGAATGGCCATGTCTATGTTAGGCACTTCCATATCCGTACTTCAGTTGGTGACCTTATTGGTCAAGATTCTGACAATGGGGTGAGATTTTCGCGCCTCGAATATTTTCTGCTCATGTTTCCGCCGACCCAGCTGACTACTATGTGTCGGCTTACAAATACTCAGCTTGCACAGCGAAACAAGAATCCAATCACAACCGGAGAACTTCTTCGGTTCTTTGGAATGCTCATACTCACTACAAAGTTTGAGTTCAGTAGCCGGGCCCAACTATGGTCCACCACTGCACCCTCCAAGTACATTCCTGCCCCTTCATTTGGACGCACAGGAATGTCCCGGCAACGGTTTGACGATATCTGGAAATATATCCATTGGAGTGAACAATGTCCAGTCTGACCCGATGGTATGAGCACTCATGTTCACCGATGGCAACTTGTTGACGACTTTGTCACAAGGTTTAATGAGCATCGTAGCAAAAACTTTGTACCTTCCCATCTGATTTGCGTGGATGAATCTATCTCAAGATGGTATGGGCAGGGTGGGGATTGGATAAACCATGGTCTACCAAATTATATTGCAATTGATCGAAAGCCTGAGAATGGGTGCGAGATTCAAAACGCAGCGTGTGGACAATCCGGTATTATGCTTCGATTGAAACTTGTAAAGGGAAAGACGATAactgacgacgaagagggTGACGAGGAGGATGAGTATCTACCGCATGGTGCAAAGATTATCAAAGAACTTGTTCGTCCTTGGTGGGGGAGTGATCGGATTGTGTGTGCTGATTCTTATTTTGCCTCCGTTGTGACAGCTGTCGAGCTTAAGAGGATTGGCTTGAGATTCATTGGGGTTGTGAAGTCGGCAACGAGAAGATATCCAATGGCCTACCTTTCACAGTTGGAAATGACAAGTAGAggagaatggaaaggattggtgACAGACGGAATCTCGGATGGAAGTTGTGACCTGATGGCTTTTGTATGGGTGGACCGAGACCGTCGATATTTTatatcaacagcatccaatcTGAATAGAGGCTGGAATCCAGTTCGCTACCGGTGGAGACAGGTGGATACATCACCTGATGCAGACCCTGAGAGGGTGGAGATCAATATTGCGCAACCAGTTGCAGCAGAAGTGTATTATTCTTGTTGTGCAATGATTGACAGACATAACCGGAGTCGGCAggatacactgatgcttgaAAGAAAACTTGGCACATGGGATTGGTTGACACGAGTCAACTTATCaatttttggtatcattgtTGTGGACACATGGTTAGCCTACAGCcaatgtacaggaataggaaAGTCTGCTGgacgagaagaaaagcagaaggatttctACAGTGCCTTAGCCGAGGAGCTGGTGGACAACCAGTACGAtagtgttggaagtcgcaaagTTGGGGGGgatgagttggacaaggatagcCCAACCATCTCCAGAACTGGAGAGCCGCGATGTGGTCTCTCCGCACATCTAACAcccaccaaaagaaaaagaaagaacaaagatggtactattaaaaaccaaagacagcagggaaggtgtttggtgtgttccaagaagaccacatatgtttgctctgtatgcaaagatgttgagacaattgaaagcaaagaaccttggatttgctacacaacgggagggcagctatgctttgcCCAGCACTTGACtaccttgcatggtagttaaagactttatagtactaattggatacaagtaactcctagtagtcatggtaaaaatgtgtttcttaaccatcatagctaaatccctattatctgtatagttttgtactgtgtctacaggattgtCTACAagatttggcccatttaaTTAAATTTTTTTTGTcaattgaaggcaaagaaccatggatttgttacacaacgggagggcagccatgctttgcccaacatCTGACTACCTTacatggtagttaaagactttgtaGTATTaagtggatacaagtaactcctagtatttatggtaaaaatgtgttttgTAACCATCATAGCAAAATCCCGTTTacctgtatagttttgtaccgtgtctacaggatttggcccatttgtttctctttttttgcgtcctcagctgaggacaaatgcctgtctcagctgaggacaagggccggtagaatagacactagtTCGTATATAAACCTGGCTCTCAGTGTCATAGCTTTTTTTGAATGCAATTTAAAGTTTCGAAATATGTACTACTAACAACATCATCAAGACGAGGTCGTCTAGTCATTTACGTAAATGACAATGGTGAAGACAGCTACCTATATTGCTTAAAATCCTCAGTACGCATTTGATTCAGCCAAGCTTTGTGGTCTGCTGCTTCAAACAGCGCTTCCATAGAGTACACACCGACGTGCTTTTCCAATTTGGACTCCGATGTGACCACGTGAATGCGATTGCGGACACGGGATCGCAAGAAGACCTTGGCTATTTTGACAAATGTGTCCACCAGTAGCGGTGGACGTAAAATGCAACAGGCGGAGCAGCGCAAAGGGAAGCCGTCGTTGGTTGTTTCCGTCAAGCGTTTAATCAACGCTCGATCGAAGCCTCGGATACTGCCTTTCATATCGAGAATGAATATCCCGCCTTTGCGTTGCATTTCTTCATCTGCTAGGAGGGCCTTAGTGGCGGTATAGAAGAGACAACGCACAATACTATCGACTTTGTAGTCACTTTTTGGTCCCGTCCGAGAAGGGTCAATGAGCAGCACACGTCCATGGCCAGCCACGACACGAGTAAAACCGTACTTCAAAACGTGCATGTCTTCGGTTGTCAAGGCGCTGTTCGGTGCCTGTTCCGTCGCCTCCATCACGTCTGCTTCATCTTTGATTACCAATGGCAAAAAGGCATGGACCGGACCAAACAGGTTCACTCGATGCTTCCAGTATGTAGCGTACCGTTTCGCGGCACGTTTGGCGTCCAGCACTTCCGTCCGCAAAAACGAAACTTGAAACGATCGGTCGCTGGCGAGAGCGGGGCATTTGCGCATGGCCAAGTCAAGGCAATCTCGATCATAGGGAGACAGTAGCCTCAGTTCCACCTGCATCTCTTGCATGCGCTCCAATAGAATAGCCTCGGTTTCTTCCGGTTGAATCTGTTGGTCGTGACTGACGCCCATAGCTGTGTCTGTGTTCGggctgtttctttttcctggTAGAGTCGAAATATCATACGCGACTCTTTCGATTTTCTCGTCGAAGCTGACAGCGAGCGACGATTGCGATGAGTTTCGCTGTCAGTTAGCTAGAGTAAAGGTGTCGTTTCAAGGTTTACTGTCTCACAAAATGTTTTTTCGATGCGACCGAAATATagatgagctctacaaacgcaagaacgcgaatgatggaaatcgatgaactaataagatttatgactagtttgagaatcgtgattgagtttgtatgatgcagctgaatcgccaatgactgtttcatatggcgatgacttgtttgaaatgtaaacgggaaggctagaacgttcgtaggacgttaaagctctgtatgtaaccgtgataggttctttggtactatcaatcttgtcacaacggattgggagaatatcagtcttgtcacaacggatagggaaagatttagtaggcccaatggaattatcaacacgAAAACCCATTCCAAGGCTTGAAATTTGGAAAGTTGTGTTCATGATGGGGTTGGGCTGGGCTGGCTTCTTCACAATCAACGCTTTTGTAACTAGAATGTCTTTGGACAAAGTGCGACTCGACAAATATTCAATGAAACTACGTGGGACAGGAAAGTGACTCGGATGACTACGAGTCGGTCACTATCACGCATCAACGGTTGTCGGGGCATGTGAGAAAAGACGACGTCAGAGCTCACAATTTCAAAAATGCTGCTCTTTTGTATAGCGCATTGTCTGTATACCGTCGCGCTTCTATCAACATCGACAATCACGCCCATCGATTGCGTACGTACACCTCTCTTGAGCTACTATTGGTAAGGATCATTTCCTAGTGAACACATAACAGTCCACATACCGATCAAATAGGCGTCGAGACCTTGCCTGCATATTGGCGACCTTCAAGAACGAGAATGATGTATGCGCTGCTTTTTGCGTGTATGTCGGGCGCGACAGCACTCGTGGGTAAGTCGTTGACTGTTAATGAGACTAAAGTGACGATGAAAATGTCGGTTTGCCGTTAGGACTTGAATGCATTATGTCGGTACCCGACCCTTTCCGTTGCAGCAAAGGCCAACTCACGGTGTTCCTTCGAAATTTTCAGTCCGTACGCCAGCGACGAGGCTTTCTTTTCAGGAATTTCGAAAGACGCTGCCTAGCAATTTCAATGTTGTACAAAGCGGTGGCTGGTATGCGTTGGAGCAGACTGCGACAGCGAAACTAGCTGCAAGAAACTTTGCCAAGCTTCGACCCGATTTGCCGCCGACATTCGATGTCGAGGAGGTGCAAGGCGGTTGGTCCACAATGGAAACCTTAGCGGCCGACCCCAAAGGTGCTTTGGTCCAAATTGTAGCAAGTTTGAATCGGAAGGGCGAGACGGCAGCGACAGTTTCGGCTGATTATTTAGACGCTATACTGGCCTTGCTACGAGCTCAAGGGAAAGGTTTCGACTCGAATTTGGTAGACGGTGAATGGCTGTTGGTCATGCAAAAGCAAGGTTCCAAAAGTCCGCGTTTTCAAAAGCTAGTAGGCAAAGGTGAAAAACCGGGCAAATCCTATTCGGATTTTGATGTAGGACACGGTACATTCAGCGGAACAGTAAAACTGCTGAAAGGTCTCGGTCTGGTATCGAGTACGGTTCAGTACCGACCCGTTGCCGACAATTTCGACCGTACTACTGTTGGAGGAGGCCAGCCGGGCATCGTGTTGCGACGGATTTCTTGTGATATTGTAGACGCCTCCGTCAAGGTCTGGAAGCTGCCTAAACTTTCCCTGCGATTTTTGCGGAAAAAGGGTGGATACTTGGACTTTGTGTACCTCGATCGAGATCTACGAGTGACCACCGGGAATCGGGGAGGTGTATTTATACACGCGCGGCCCTCGTTTGTCACCACTATGCTGTCCTAAGTGGGTATAGACTTACAAATCACAAGCTACTCAAGTGCTAATATTGTAAATGAAACGCTTTATATCATGCTTGCCGGCTAGTTCGGTTTGGTTAAGGGTGCTGTATAGCCGTCATGGGCCCTGAAAAGTTGTCCTCCTAAATTATTTCGACATCAACGCTCGCCTTGTCATTTTGCAAATTTCCTTCAGAGATCAAAATTACCAACAAACGACGGCAACACAAGCGATAGATTCCGACACATGGTCGGTTCCTTCGCTCGCCCGTTTACGGACACTCTCCACAGACTTGTTGATAATATGAAGTGACGTCTTCTCCCGGCACATCCGTGGTATCCCATTCCCACGCGAGTGGGTAGTAGACGAAGGTGGTTCCCGATGGATCTCGTTCCAGGCGTGCCGCGTACACGTGTGTTGCGTTCCGTGGGTTGGAGGAAAATCGGGTTGGCGAACAAAACCAACGGCGACACGGATCGCGATCCAAATCGTCCGGGTCCGTAGCCCCTGGAGAGGGTTCCAAGAAGGACCACGGACTAGTGGTGTGCACACTGCTGTGGCGTTTCCTGCGTGGGTCGTAGACTTCGACCCAGTTGTGATTGCCTTGTCCGCGGTCCTGGTACCAAGATGCCGTACCGACAACACGCGCCGGGACGCCCACCACACGCAACGCGTTGACTAGCAGAATCGCAAATCCCGTGCAGGAGGCGTAGCCAAAAGCCAAGACCGACATGGGGTCGAAAATGAGCGGTGTTTGACCACTGACGAAAACGAGGCTTTCTTGTTCCGGCGGCGCTAAAACATGCCACAAGTGTGTATTGATGAGTTGGACTAGCTCTGGGATGGACCGGTTCATTGTGGCTTGGTAGAGAGATGTGGATGAGTTGAAGGATACGAGACCTGCTTGTTCCAATTTGGAGCGAATCAAGGGACGCCAATTGCTCCTTGCTTCGTTTGTATTGGCATAATTCAAAACATACTCTTGCCAAATGTGTCGAGGTAGGTTGTCGGTGGTGGGAAATAGTCGTTTCGTCTCCAGGGCGAGATCAATGGTCGGTCCAATCAAACCACCGGCTAGACCATCCGGCAACGTCT
This genomic interval carries:
- a CDS encoding predicted protein, which produces MPGSPETASTDCPVRVLVLVVSLLLQCFLPGQAFLSPSIIANRFVTGKTPVRNDWCYLQRRVASTSTSTSSAASTPKPTFATISKPNKASVRGSYRTNALVASSQTATYDSASLPKPSVASTITTTTADYQRGMLTVGLITVLFASNSPAIHAAFSQVTQAAIPPPVFFINAAVSVVALAGVALGGPILDRVVPDPQRVNADTDTAVPVSTTRMIATATATEGPVCWGLDRTHRAGLELGFWKFLGTTANLSGLALTTADHGAFLIQLTTLLVPAAQGATGVSIPTRIWTAIALAMAGVALLTQDAAGVDTAQTVANIQTAWLGDVLCIVAAVFYAIYDLRLFAWGKQVAPLPLITNKVATQATLSVTLLLATSGNGGWDSCRLFFETASTHDLTLVAAVTIWSGVIVNGVVPYLQVGAQQAVGPARAQIVYASQPIWAGILAYLCLGETLGVYGGLGAVLFVAAIGLAATAPSPDPDCPETSCEV
- a CDS encoding ornithine cyclodeaminase (This family contains the bacterial Ornithine cyclodeaminase enzyme, which catalyses the deamination of ornithine to proline) codes for the protein MTSAWSALTKPTSFPLRVRTFAAFPAPRLFDYDTVTSHLSVADAIDAVESAFGALAKGQVDVPMPMHIGVAETPTAGPGDCHIKGGYVLGAPTFTVKLACVSFYKNLEQGLPAGSGLFCVVDAVTGAPLAVLQENRYMTDLRTGAAGAVALKHTTLPGQELRIGFIGAGAIARTMARASKAVRPHFTGMVYGLAGADDFANDMHDELGLDFTVAASARELCESCNVIYTQTPGSDTVLELDWLQPGTTIIASGSDQPTKQEIPNDVLKASKYIADLIKQTSKVGELRGALQAGVMTEADVHAELGQVVNGDKSGREGDELIVVDLTGTGAQDAAIGQVAWDKLRNL
- a CDS encoding predicted protein, producing MTTPMFHTIVASKREMTSRKRLENQSLLLLALLLLLAAHSCASVTIDDRRRRRKNGHPLAREIRVANKAGAKFDFYWIHPETRVLAGSNTDGEGVPYGGESAVSSFVGHAFEVQELEPCKRQLCRKGYFKVNGNEDQIYTVDKDFLVTGEDHKTIARKKAADALSGCAIDHSPTSSLSSMEQLDALMACIEGKIEATVQAQQEEITFNAQIRQSMGSMMVDYVCNDTSKLETSRARFNETLTFEGTEKYDLQVLFQGRKDSKDIGSRILLANDWYTPSEAEMLLSATRQKMGASDALENDEVTVKKLLSKLELLVSHAVVYQPRYRDVNLTVQTHSNQVASAGTGETTYSTCAASESPNGICAVATTTKTSRSLAVSVTASSPTTTNATGGRPVATLFVFVQDDVGALHFPQTGVRVRPQAGQVLLAMYDDVRPNEGDSQNDPTTTFVNEYVMCAPPTNDTFTVLIDEIHLQEA
- a CDS encoding predicted protein — protein: MPVRDPRLRIGGKVTAKACHVVHLSECARRYGVNKHSKRLVGTVLDVTTTPVSITTGRTSTLITAVYDFGESLFKEKTLNIRSVKAFVPPEDEGMSLIEELAAEALQAAEADMEGGNLMEESVEAPVAKMVETPADIEPDTLVDTEPNTPVDTEPNSPVAEIVETPVDTDTSVDTESENPVATVHQTECLHSETRIQSQPENFFGSLECSYSLQSLSSVAGPNYGPPLHPPSTFLPLHLDAQECPGNGLTISGNISIGVNNVQSDPMHRSKNFVPSHLICVDESISRWYGQGGDWINHGLPNYIAIDRKPENGCEIQNAACGQSGIMLRLKLVKGKTITDDEEGDEEDEYLPHGAKIIKELVRPWWGSDRIVCADSYFASVVTAVELKRIGLRFIGVVKSATRRYPMAYLSQLEMTSRGEWKGLVTDGISDGSCDLMAFVWVDRDRRYFISTASNLNRGWNPVRYRWRQVDTSPDADPERVEINIAQPVAAEVYYSCCAMIDRHNRSRQDTLMLERKLGTWDWLTRVNLSIFGIIVVDTWLAYSQCTGIGKSAGREEKQKDFYSALAEELVDNQYDSVGSRKVGGDELDKDSPTISRTGEPRCGLSAHLTPTKRKRKNKDGTIKNQRQQGRCLVCSKKTTYVCSVCKDVETIESKEPWICYTTGGQLCFAQHLTTLHGS
- a CDS encoding predicted protein gives rise to the protein MNTTFQISSLGMGFRVDNSIGPTKSFPIRCDKTDILPIRCDKIDSTKEPITVTYRALTSYERSSLPVYISNKSSPYETRNSSQSSLAVSFDEKIERVAYDISTLPGKRNSPNTDTAMGVSHDQQIQPEETEAILLERMQEMQVELRLLSPYDRDCLDLAMRKCPALASDRSFQVSFLRTEVLDAKRAAKRYATYWKHRVNLFGPVHAFLPLVIKDEADVMEATEQAPNSALTTEDMHVLKYGFTRVVAGHGRVLLIDPSRTGPKSDYKVDSIVRCLFYTATKALLADEEMQRKGGIFILDMKGSIRGFDRALIKRLTETTNDGFPLRCSACCILRPPLLVDTFVKIAKVFLRSRVRNRIHVVTSESKLEKHVGVYSMEALFEAADHKAWLNQMRTEDFKQYR